CCGCCTCAATACTTAAATCCTGAAAGAAAAAAACCTTGGGGAACTGGCCACGCACTTTTGATGGCAAAAGATGAGGTAACCGAAAATTTCGCCATCATCAACGCCGATGATTTTTACGGAAAAGAAGCCTTTGAAATCATGGCAAAAGCCTTAACGGAAATGGACAAAGAATCATACAACTTTAATATGATGGCATATCTGCTTAAAAACACCGTTTCAGATCACGGTTTTGTTTCAAGAGGAGAATGTCAGGTGGATGAAAACAATTATCTGACCGATGTTACGGAACGCACCCATATCGAAAAAATTGACGGAAGATTGATGCGTAAAGACGATAAAGGAGAATTTATTCCAATTGATGAAAATACAATTGTTTCAATGAACTTCTGGGGCTTTACTCCAAAATGTTTTGAGTTTGGAGGTGCTCTTTTTGAAGAATTTTTAAAAGAAAATGAAAACGATTTAAAAGCGGAATTCTTTATTACATCTGTCGTAAATGAAATTTTAAAATCAGATAATGCCTCTGTAGAAGTACTTCAGTCCAATGCAAAATGGTTTGGAGTAACGTATAAAGAAGACAAAGAAATAGTAAAAAAAGAAATTGAAAAGTTAAGAGCTCAAAACGTTTATCCAACTAATCTTTGGTAATATGACAGCGGAACAATTACAATTTATTTTCGAAAAGTTTGACCATATAGAGGTCTTTAGAACTTTTGAAGAACTGTCTTCCGGTCATATTAATGACACGTATCTCGTAACCACCGAAAGTGATAGACAGTTCATTTTACAGCGAATTAACGACGGCGTTTTTAAAGATGTTCCAGGTCTTATCGCGAATAAAGTAAGTGTAAGTAAACATTTGCTTCGAAAATTAAAAGATTTACCCGAAGACGAACTCAAACGTCGTGTTT
This is a stretch of genomic DNA from Flavobacterium endoglycinae. It encodes these proteins:
- a CDS encoding sugar phosphate nucleotidyltransferase; translated protein: MSKSKPTLVILAAGIGSRYGGLKQLDTFTPEGDTIMDFSIYDALQAGFGKFVFIISKNIEEECKEIFNKKLEGKAEVGYVFQEIENVPPQYLNPERKKPWGTGHALLMAKDEVTENFAIINADDFYGKEAFEIMAKALTEMDKESYNFNMMAYLLKNTVSDHGFVSRGECQVDENNYLTDVTERTHIEKIDGRLMRKDDKGEFIPIDENTIVSMNFWGFTPKCFEFGGALFEEFLKENENDLKAEFFITSVVNEILKSDNASVEVLQSNAKWFGVTYKEDKEIVKKEIEKLRAQNVYPTNLW